The Xiphophorus maculatus strain JP 163 A chromosome 7, X_maculatus-5.0-male, whole genome shotgun sequence region TACTAAGTATGGAACCTGTTGTTGGAATTAACTTCacaaaagttaaagtttttccttttgcgcaaagaaaaacaccagaAGAGCACAAAGATCAAGCCAGCCCCAGTAACGAGTGTCTACTTGGGAGGCCACTCGGGTCACTGTTAGAGCAGCGTTCCAGGGAGGAGGCCCAGCCGTCTCCTGCACAGGTCGGTATGAGCTCCAGGGGGAGCGGCAGCCGATCCAACGGCTCGCTACCACAGACCAAGATCTGCCAGTTCAAGCTGGTGCTGCTGGGGGACATGGCTGTGGGCAAGTCCAGCCTGGTACTACGCTTCGTCAAGGGACAGTTCGACGAGTTCCAGGAGACGACTATAGGAGGTGAGACGCAGTGGTGCTGACCAGGTGATCGTTCCGTATGAGAATACTTCGATGTTAACTTGTTGCTCTTCCATCCGTGTTTCTCCAGCTGCGTTCTTGGCTCAGTCGGTGTGTTTAGACGACACCACAGTGAAGTTTGAGATCTGGGACACAGCAGGACAGGAGCGATACCACAGCCTGGCCCCCATGTACTACCGCGGAGCTCAGGCTGCCATCGTCGTCTTTGATATCACTAAACCGGTACATGAAGACAAAGAACACATTATTTATGAGTTAGTTTAAGTAGAATGGGTTTAATTATACAGTCTTGTGAGAAGATCATTATTTTACCTCTGATTATGTGGTTGCAGGAGACCTTTGAGAGAGCTAAGGCCTGggtgaaggagctgcagaggcaGGCCAGTCCAAACATTGTTATCGCTCTGGCTGGAAACAAGGCCGACCTTGCTGAGAAAAGACTGGTAGAATATGAGGTActacttgtttttttcccccaattttATTCTCTCTATATCCATAGTTTAGGAAGAAATTGACAAAAATTCTTAATCCTCTACACCAGTGATCTCCAACTGCATTCCttgagggccacagtcctgcaatTTTATAGACGTGTCCTTTGTCCTACACACTTGATTTCAATGGCTAAACTGCCTCAACAGCATGTAGTCAAGCTCTACAGAACTCTGTGATGAGCTAATATCggagccaggtgtgctgaagcagagacggatctaaaagttgcaggacccTGGCCCTAGTTTGAGACAACTGCTTTACACCTTCTCTTTTGGGAGAGGTCACAGTAGGGACAGTCCATTACTTGTCCTGCTACTTCCTACTTCAGCCAGTGTGCAGAGTGGGGTTTTACATTGTCCTGTTGAATAATAGAAGGATATCCCTGGAAACCAGGGTCTTGTATTCAGTGTACAGGGCCCGACTAAAGTTTTAAGCCCATACACAAGACCAAGACCCACTAAAGTTTTAGCTGTACCATGACTAAATGATGGAAAGCTTAtgaggtgtgaatatttttgaagggGGGGATGAACTCTTCAAACCTCTGTGTATCACTAGTTTATGGTAGAATGGTTGTATTGCTAGAGCAGTCCACCCCTGGTAAGGCCGTTCAAAACAACATCCAATTCATTAAACCCCTCCAATGAGAAGGACAATTGTCTTCTTGTCCTTCTCTGTGTTACGAAGGAAGCCCAGACATATGCTGAGGACACCGGTCTGCTGTTCATGGAGACGTCTGCCAAGACAGCCATGAACGTCAACGAGCTTTTCTTGGCTATTGGTGAGACACCTTGTATCAGATTCAACACATTTAGCTCTTTTGTAAATGAATTAATAACCTGGAATATGTGTTGTAATTTGCTAATCTAATTACAACTCTCGTTTACTCTGCTGTAGCAAAAAAGATGCCAAAAACAGACACGCAGAACCCAACACACGCAGCACGACATCGGGGAGTGAACCTCCAGGATCCAGATGCCCACTCCACCCGAGCCTGCTGCGGTGGGAACTAAAGCTCCTGAACCACCCCGCTGCGTATCAACTCCCCCATCCATTCTCCCCTCCACCACAGTCCTGACTCCGCCACGTCGTGTTGCAGCAACATCCAGGGGTGAGCCTGATGTTGGGAAACCTGACGTCCGCTCCCCTCTGTGCGTTGCGTCCATCCTCCAGCCCAAGCAGACAGAAACTCAAAGGAACGGTTAAGACAGAAGAAGAATGGTGCCAATTGAATTAAGGGCGGGCACTTGAGTTTGCCCACCAGACTTGGAGATTTTACTTTTGGAAATAACAGGCGAAGACCAAGATTGAGGATTGCAAAACGAAGGAATGTGCAAGGCAGTGGCAGTTCTGTTGTAGTATTTAGCACTAATTGTGAAAATCCTGTTTCTCTCTGCCTTGCATCAGTTTACCCACTGTCCTGTTGCATAAACTGAACAGCACATTCTTGTGAGTGGACAGAAACCATTAGAAAAGGgagctttcttcttctttgtggagCTTGCTTTGTCTCATTTTGAACTGATCGAAGTCTGCTGTGAATACTGCCCCATAACACTGTCCTGGAATGATCTGTAACCCTTCTGTCATGCTTGAAAAGATCCATATCACAATTTCTCAAGTGTGTCAGCCTGGTCAAATTTCTAGTGTGATGGTTTAGACTTCATTGCCTTCCGGCTGTAATATTCCAGCCTGTCATGTCCTGTAGTCTAGGTAGAAACTTAAATTCACTACATGAGGCCAACGTGTTAGCTCACACAAAGCTAAATCTGTTTGTATTTTAGGTATTTAAGATGCAATGTTGAGAAACTCCCTGCAGTCAGTGCATGAGCAGTGATAAAGAAAGAGGGGAAACTTTACCACAACACTATGGCCTTGATGTGGAGGGGAGGTTGGGCACTAAACACAGTGAACAGCGGGGAAATCCAAAGGGTTCAGATTGGCATCAAATACCAGAATCCTGCTGTGAGTAGATCTCTTAAACCAACTGAAGGGCTGCATTGAGTAATAGAGGTGATTTGACTGCAGATAATACCATGGTGTCTGCTTCTGTGCATGTAAAAATTCTCGCCTCAGATCACCGATATCCTGGGGTTGTTTGTTTAGTTATGTGGAGGAAAGCAGAAAAGATCTAAAATGAAGCTCAAAATAACCCACGTTTCCCTGTGGGATCTTTTCTGCCCGTCTTCTGGTATGTTTCCCTCGTTTGTCTCTTGTCACGGTGATCTTAGATGGTTTTATGAATTAACTTATTTTCAGACAATGCTCTTGAAACGAGTTAGGCGTGCTTGTTAGCTGTCAAACCTCGCAGaagaaaacaggacaaaaaaaatttgttgGTAAAACACGAGAACAGAAGTGCCTActccaagttttctttttccttggtgtgactttttttttgtggacaGGGCGCAGGAAAAGCACTTCCCTGACACTGGCTCgtatttaaaacaacatggcGCCTTGTTGTTAAGCTACACTGTAATGGCTCTTTGAATGGATGTAAAGAGATCTTGTCAAAGACACTGTATGTCATATATTGTCCTTATTTTAATGAAAGTGTATGTTGACTTTAGCAGATCACACTTGTAAACCTGGAATGGATTGTTCAAAGGACTCTAATCAGTGTTATAAATctatttgatttaaatcaacaGTGGTGACCAGTGCaatattttcccttttcaaTTTCTTGAAAAACCCTTTCAAGTCCtttcaaaaaagtatttatgcaATTTGGAGACAAGTTCATGCAAAACGACCTACAAATGAGGATATAACAGTGTAGTTAATAAAGCTAACAATAAGCTACTTGGAAGGAACACGACAGGCAGgctctgtcagaaaaaaaatctgttggaAGTTCTACACAGGATACTGAATAGCAGAAGGTGAAGTGTGGTGGAAAGGTGGACATTGAACTCAAGCTTTAATGTGTAATCTCAATGAATCCAAAGAAAAGCTAACAATAGCTAGTATACTAGCAATTACGTCAATATTAGCATATTCACCCTTTTAACTGGCAACCCctgcaaagacaaaataaaatctagaatCTGACTGAACGTCAATTTCATctgtggtttaaaaaataagagCTACTATAATTACCAGAATTTATAATGAGCCAAACACTAAGTTTTAATGGGTGGTTcccttgttttatttcaaatacaataaaagattTCAAGTTTACATAATGCATCATTCTGTGTTCAGTAGTTTTTCTTCTAGCATGAAACTGATGCAATTTTACTTAAAGAGCTCAGTCTTGTTGGAAGTGTGCGATTAGAAGTCAGAAAAATTATCCAAAACCATTTAGAAAGTTGGAGCACCTgcagaaaatgtagaaatacaTAATTCTGCTTGCAGATCACTAGGAAAAAATACACCCAGTACTTTTGTTAGGATAGTGAGAGAAATTTATTTGCAAGTTccttattaaaatgtattcatattttgctgaaaaaaaagaaaaaaatcagtatgGCTGATGGTTCAGCCGTACTGCATTGAAAATACTGTTTCTAATAGCCACAATTGACTTTTCGTTTTAGTggattattctaaaaaaaataaaataaaaaaaatgttcagcttttttaatctttctcaTTAAATGAGAATTTCCTATTaccaaaaataactgaaattcaACCTGTTTTCTAAAATGATCTGGCTCtgtttaaaacacataaaatgacaTCTTAATAAAGAAGTCCGTTTCCTACGTTCTAACCCTCACACTCGTCATCGTCCGTGGTCTGGTAAATGAGCTGGTTCCTGCGTTTGATTATCGGAGTCGTGTTCCTGCTTCCCGCTTCGCCGCTGCTCCGCTTCAGGATGCGAGCGGCAGCCTCCTCGTCACCGCACCGTCCTTCCTGTTCGCCCTCTGGCTGAGCGGGAAGAGCTCTGGGGGTAGAGTGGGAGGGGGGCGGCAGGTCCATCAGGACGGAGGGGGAGATGGTAGATTTGGGCTCTGGCAGGACCATCCGACTGGGGGTGTGGGTATCTGAGGGCAGGTCCGCCTTTGctcctttctcctcctcctcctcttcccacTCGTCTTCGATGGTGATCTCATCAGGGTTAAAAGAACTGGACAACCCTGAAGTATCCGTCGGATACTCGCTGGGTTCATCCAGACtttcatcctcatcctccctGGTGGCGCTCTGGGACCTGCCTGCGTCGTCGCCTCTCTGTCCGACCTTACAGTAGATGTCTGTGAGGCCCAGCTTGGTGCAGAGCTCTGTCGTTTGTGGGTTGGTGTTGTAGCTCGGGGGGGTGTGTGGCTGGGGGTGACCGGGGTCGTAAGGCGGGACGGTACGGCTGAAGTTGTCTGGAATGCCGAGTTCCCCGCTGAGATCCTCCATCACCTGCATCATGTCCGCCTCCGAAGCTCTGAAGTCCCACCTGACGGTTACAGACAATCCACAGCAGTGTCAGGGGAAACCACTGTTCACGACCAACAAAATCACAAACTCTTGAATTCTTTTGCTTGCGATAAGAGTGACAATTTATTCTCAGTAGCAGTtttcacactgaagagtgtttttgtgttgttgttggtgTGATCCCTAAAAATTATTGGATTTTTGAGGTTCTAATCAGTCAGTCGAGCTAAAAATGCTGCAACTTAACCGACAGTTTCTCTGCAAATGTCAAAGTtaattgttaataaaaaaaaaagtttaagcttACTGTATGTTGAGATTCATTTAGATTGAGTGTATATTGTGTCATTTTTCTTGGGAACCTTTGCGTACCGTTCGTGCAAGCCGTTGTTCTCTGGCGGGTTCCAGCGCTGAGGAGTGGTCACCTGTAAACTGTTGGTGGCTTTCAGAACAGCAAACCACTCTGGGTCATATTCCAGACCTTCAGATGAACTCGATCTGTCTGGAATATCAACAATCTGAAAGATACAACGATATactgtgaacacacacacgtaTGAAATAGCATAGTATCTATGAAGAAGACTTCCTCTGACCTGCAAAAACTCTCTGTAGGGGAGACATTTATCCAGAGACAGGAACTTGGTGACACGTGGGGCTGCGTTACCCTTAGGCTACGAAGACGAGAACCaagttagtttttgtttctttaaaaactgagcCATATTCCACCTGGAGAGACTGAGACACTTACTGGATGCTGCATGAGAGCAGCAAACTTTACATGGAGATGTGCAGAGAACCAGTAGCTGGGCTGCAGATGGGCCAGCAGCTCCTCAGCAGCCGGACTTCCCAGTGTGTTGGTCTCCACTTCCGACCGCAGGAACTTCTTCTTCCGCAGCAGATCCTCCGTGTTTCCATAGTGGTAGATTCTTCGAGGCCAGTCATGGCTCATGAAAATATCTATGGGCatctggatctttttttttttttttttgaaacagtCATTTaccaataagacaaaaaaaaaaaaaacacaacaaaaaacaatatgcAATTCATAtctaagcctgtcacaataagcaaggaatcagttaatcacataataagctcagacttcataatccattttatttatggttttagttttctatgtttttttttttaatttctgttctacttattgtttttggtcgtcatgttttactttggatattaaaaaaaatcttccagttccagagttcttttcaaaattgaagtggcagtattatgtgtctTCCAGGCATATAGAGCCATTTTATACCACactcaagtaactatgttaacttgagctgttattaaaattaagtgtatatcaaatatgatttaaaaagaaatttgactacctaatttaacaccttgaaattgggcctctgtctctttaaaaacgcctgctctttctgaaactccaccttcagaaagtcatcacaacatggctcctctattaaaccTTTAGCAAAGcttttttaccagcgttgcactgagaagtagctcctataatgagctcagcagatgtgaagttccaccaggtgtctgctaattgctgctggctagtttaTAGGAGCTGTGTGCTCCCTCAGAGTAGCTGTTGTGGGAGAGGAGGAAGCTCAGAAACCTGGAAATTGCAGAAACTTCCTGCTCGAAGGcagagctaggtccacccaggcgttttgcacagctgaaaggttgccatggagattaaaagattctcaaacatgcatgaaataatccaGGCAACAGGTAtgcttttgatgaggaaataaaattCTAACATGATGTGAAACTCAAATaagtaaattttacaaaacactgcACCTTTAAAGTTTATTGCCCATCGAGAGAGTGAATTTGAATTATGCCGTCATCGatacattacttgaaaatggtctcaaaacaacaatattagcGTTTATCGCAAGAACGTCTGGGACAATTTGTCaaccagcaaaatgtgttattgtgacagacctgTTCATATCTGAAGGATTTGCAGCTGAACATTAGATCTTGATGTACCTGTTTCAGTTTAAACACCTCCATATTCCTGATGTGGTACACACTCCGGAGCGTTTCGGGATTATACGGAGGGAATTCGTGGTGACCTTAAGGGAAACACGCTctgtcagtggaaaaaaaaacgtatcaaaatattttacatatttaaaaatatatataaatgaacaaACCCTTTCTGTAGTCGTGTGATTTATAGATTCCAGACAGGCCACCGATCCTGATCCCTTTATAGCGGACGACACCAGCGTAACCTGGAGACAAAAAGCCAAGTTAATATTAGTTAATGTATCGGACGCCCAGGTCTACAACCTTCTGCTGCTTACCCAGGTAATAAATGTTTGGAGCAACCCAGCCTCCGTACGGCAGCTCCTGCAGGTGGTTGGAAGCCTCATGGTTCCCTCCGATGAAGATGGTGAGAACTGGAGCCTTCTTCTCTCCAGAGTAATACCTGTAACAGTCCCATCACGTCTCAGCAACGTCTGCTCCACCGCCATCGTCACCACCAACCAAAACCAAACCACTGACTTGTAAAATGTCTGCATCGTCCGGTACTTTGCAGGCACCGCCATGCACTTCAAGTCTCCCTCATTCCGCACCGCCTGGAAGTCTccacagcagagcagcagatcCACTTTGATCGACTCTTTCTTCTCCAGATACTCGATGGTCTCATAGATCTTGTCCAGCTCGCCGTGGCAACAGCCTTCTACTGCGATCTTCATGCTGCGGGGCAACAGGTGAGCTGCAGATTACCAAACGAACTTACATTCACACTGTGAGGTTTAGTGATCGGCATGAGATGCCATCGACtattacaaatatttgaaatttgacttctgtcaaaatgttatttttggttATGAGAATGTAAACGGAGAATGTGCAAGATGagttctactttttttttttttttccaccaaaattggcaaactattttgaaaagcttGCGGAAGGAAACCCAAAGTGTCTGACACAAGTCAGTCATACTGTTTATAAGGCAATGCAAGCAAATACTGAGGAAAtgcatgtaaacttctgactttgaaGACATTATTAAATACATCTAttccattttcttcctctcattattgtaaaaatcagaatatagaaatgattttggtaattctaactaaaacaagagaagttcgGTTTGATTTAACTTGATTTAAAAGGTGGATGTTTCAACTGTTACACTACTCAATAAATCATTGTAATTGTTTCATTGTATGACGTCACCATGGTCTGTGTCTTAGGCATTCTAAGCCTTTGCATGCAGTTAATCAGTTTTTGATAATGACAACCTACAAATTAAATTGTACATAATATATTCATAGCAAGCAAATACTGACTTTAAATGCCTTAAGAACGTGAATATGAAAGTATTTTTCTGACTTGGTGCTGCTATTTATCAAAAGTATAGCTTTAACAAAGcctaatttacaaaaaaaaaaaatacatttccattCTGGCAGCCAGATCATTAGTAGTAGCTCAAGTACTACAGCAACAAACCGAACACAGCACGCCTCAGCTAGCAATGCCTTTTGAGACGAAACAATGCAACGACAGAAGCAGAAGTATAGCAATTCAGGACATACGTGAATCAAGTTTTAGCTGAGGCGGTTACTGGTCTCCAGGGATTGTCCATAGAGGTTCTAATGTTCTTCAAAACACATGATTTTGTTACTAATCCACAGTTGAAAGCGATAGAACCAATTTTCCCACCTTGCTTTTATCATTCAACGCGCATGCGCAGCACTCTTTGAGCATGTTTTCAGACTCGGAAGCAGATTCATCATGAATGtgttgattacatttttttaaattgttgtttaaGATTTGTGTTTCTAAATATCATCTatgatgaaaaataatattctaatgAGGATTTTCtagctttgttttaattttgacgCTGGTTTGATCTTAGTAACGTATCGAATCGGGCTGAAAAGGAGGACACCTACGTCACTCTTATAAACAACATTTACCTAAGTGGTAAAGCCACAGACTGTCAGACAGCTCGCCAACACAACCAGGGCTGTTTTGTTCTGTATCCAGTAATAATTATCACAGCTGAACTCACACAGGATTCTGGTGCGTTATTAGGAAAGGAGAGTTCGTGGAAAGCCCCGTGGACGGCCGCCGTTACTTTTTAAAGCCGCTCATAGTTGCTCTGGGGGGCGGAGTGTCCTCGGAGTGCTGCGCCGATTGGGGCGCCCGCTTGGAGGAAGAGAGATGGCGTGCTTATTGGAGGCCCCTCTCCGCATCAGTGTTCTGTCTGTGAGTCTCACTCTCATAATTTAAGCCGGTTTGCAAAATGCTCCCCACAAAATCAAGCGGTTGATATCATGGAAACGGTCATAAACAGCTAGGGAGAGTTAAACCCCAGCATTAGCTCTGGAGGCTAAACGGGCTCAGCAGCATGTAGCTGTGCACCTACATAGCTGTTAAGGGGAACGTTTTTCACTGCCCCTTCGCTCCGCCGGGCGGAAACATATGAAACACTATTACTGACGAGTTGGTCTCATGGACGCCCGCCCCAGCGGTGCTCTCccaaaaacaaatgaaccaaCCACAGGAGCTGTCATGTCAGTGTCATTTGGAGTGAGTTAGCAGCTAGCTGCAAATTGAAAGTGTTTAAGcagtttaaacatgtttacacACCACATAAAGCTCCAACTGAAGACAGTCATGGGAGTTAATTTCTATTTCCACTACCtgttataatttgttttaaaccacTGAACCTCCTGCTTAGTCTTACGTTTGTAAACTTAGCGTTGTTAAGCTAACGTCAAATCCTGTGAAGTTAGCAGTGTACAATTAAGCTAACGCAGCTAATACATCTGTCAGCTCCATTATAGTTTTAAGTGAGTGAAAATAAGCCAAAGTGGTGCCATTTTTAGGATATTGCGAAACCTTTAAACTAGAGTTAATGGCTGCTTGATATTATTTAGCTAAAGTTTAGTGAAGGGTAAAAAGAAGCAGTCACAAGATACCCACATTTTAGCTACACAGAAtcgaaaatattgttttgttcgCGTATTTTTGAGCATGAAAAGCTCTTACAATATCTGTATTGTAACAATGTGCAATCAACCTATGTGAGAAAGCTGCGAACAGAAGTGATGTTGCAGGTGGAgtcatgttgtgtgtgtgtgttggcatCCGGAGCCATCCAACAGTATCACTGTGCTGTTAGCTGGCGGACCTTTAATTCTCAGGGGTCATGTGGAGAGTTCTGGTCCAACCTGTCAGTGGAATAAACAAAGTTTTCTGGTGTCACATGCAGCCTCATTAAATGACACATAAAACAGCTTTGTTGGGGGGCTGCTAGAATGAAGACTTCTGTATGCAtcagagcagtggttctcaaatgggggtacgtgtacccctgggggtacgtgaagcttttcaaaatatctttaaaaaatctgtaggctcctcataataagtcttgggaaaaattattttgtaaaaagttcgataaaatataaatgtgtgttcatgcactgaattttatattcagtatttagtttcaatatcctttaaaataaaacggtttgactggttttatacctttctggtggtcaccgtcttctgtttttcttttttgtttaaccatgcaatgtttgcaatatggatgtatttgtcaggttcactgatataagttgtttggctttaataaatcagacagtgattttacagcactgtacctctttttaattccaaaaatgttttgcccgtgtcagggggtacttgactaaaaatatatttttaagggggtacatcactgaaaaaagtttgagaaccactgcatCAGAGAACACATGATTGTTTCTAAGCGAGCTAGAGTTAAGTTGTGTTTTGTGATTTATGTTTGAAAAGCTCATGAGATTGTTGTTTTACTGAAATGCTACGTATTTGTCCAGCATGAACGTCAAAAAAGAACATTGTGTTGGAAATTCTTTAGATTTGCTTGTTTATTAGCCCTCTCTACTCAAATCTGCACTGTTGTTTGTATTATGTAAGAAAACAGGCGAAGACTTAACCATTATATTCAAAAGTAATTCCGCTCTTCCAGATAATTAGCTTTTTGTGATGCAGCAACCACAAGTTTTAATGTACTTTATGTAGtatttatgtgacaaaccaacagTGGCATCcctttttattcagttttcctGAGTCCGTCCTTTGTAGAACTATAaccacatttttctgtaaatacgGCTGGATgctttcttccaggattgcccaAGCTGAAGAACAGCATCCAAACAGGATGATGCTACAATGGGAGATGCAGAGTCCAGGGCCACGCGTTAAATATTTTGGAGACCAGGGGAGGATTTTCCTTTAACTTCACCATTATGCacagctttgtgttggtcacatACAATACCTATATAATGCATTGAAggttgtggttttaatgtggcAAACCGTGAATGGTTCAAATAGTCTGAACATTCTTGGTGTTGGAGTTAATATCTCTGGATTCGTATAGTtatatttattggttttgtcTACACAGGAAGTCACCGCCACCAGTCGCCATTATGTTGACCGACTTTTCGACCCTGACCCACAGAAAGTCCTGCAGGGAGTCATGTGAGTCTAGCAGTGCTGAGGTTCTTCAgcattatgttttaaaaagctgcctgttttttaaaattctttttttgaCCAATTGTTCTGTATGGAAAATGCATTAATGATTCACTTATACAAATaagcaacacaatgtttttaccaaaatGAATCAGTTTATGATAAAAGCAGGTGAAGTATTTTTGCATGTAGTTTCTATGATTTCTTGTCTTCCTGGTTTATAAATATGACAGATATTATATGTCATCTCAGTGCTGgataatatggaaaaaaaagaatattacaATAcgtatttttctatttttattgaagGATCACAGTGTTTAAAGTTTCAAATTAATCCAGTTTCTAAGTTGGCTTTTATCTGAACACaaagtacaattaaaataaacattattaatgATGACATTTATTCTCAAAAGTCACCCTTAAATGAAACAGAATTCCTTCAAGCCTCATGGAACATTATGCATTACAAGTGAAgaagcaaaaaaaccccaaaacatttacaaactaTATGAAGATGTAAATATGTTAATGTGAAAGCCTAAAATAGGGAAAATCAAGTTGACAGGTTGCAATctatcttttaaaaatgctttgaagAAATGGGAACTAGGTACCTACTATTTGATAAACCACACATTGCCTGtcatattaatttttaaagccTACCTTGATCTTtggtattttcattttctgtttctcctttaaaatattagttattttatttctgtgctaTAATTCTACATGAGGACACAATTATCTTGGCAGTGAGCTGTATGGTAAGggaggtaaaataaataaaataatccccAAAGCCCACTTTGGAAGAACTTCAGCAGAGACTTATATCTCTAGActccataacaaccattagATGCGAACTACATCCCAACTGGTAGCTTGGTAGACACATGTAAACCTGTGGAGTTGGCTAAACTTTACATATGACCATTGCTGAGAATCGTAAGAGATCTGCGATCCTGTGGGCCTGTTTCCCTTCAAAACAATGATTGATTTATTAAACCTAACCATACATGGTCAAAGCAACACAGAAGTTTTTCATCAGATATAAAACCAATCTTCTTTCATCTTCACCTCAACACCCAGACCTAAATCCTGTAGAAAATCTTTGTCTGTATAGATACAGAGGTCAGCTTCCTCCTTCTGTGCTCAAACTAAATAAAGGTTTTGAGAAGATCAAGTGTTTTCCTGTCGGCAAATAGAGGTTGTAGATCATTTCCAgttaataattttataactgTGTGCCGTGATTTGGGTTATTTTAACATAGCTCATGTTTCAGGATATTATGGAAGCCCCATTTTTCCAATGAGAGATTTTCCTGAAGTGAACcaatatgtatatatgtacatGTTTTCATCTGATACTCTGAATCAGAACTCAGCATAAGGTAGATGACATGTAGTCTATTTCCTggttatttttatcatttgagGTTACTAGCTCTAGTTTCGGCTCGTAGCTCTCTGCTATCTAAACTCCAGCTGCACTTTTCCACCAGCTTCACTCAGCTGCTGTTTGATGTAATTT contains the following coding sequences:
- the LOC102224939 gene encoding ras-related protein Rab-5B-like isoform X2, with translation MSSRGSGSRSNGSLPQTKICQFKLVLLGDMAVGKSSLVLRFVKGQFDEFQETTIGAAFLAQSVCLDDTTVKFEIWDTAGQERYHSLAPMYYRGAQAAIVVFDITKPETFERAKAWVKELQRQASPNIVIALAGNKADLAEKRLVEYEEAQTYAEDTGLLFMETSAKTAMNVNELFLAIAKKMPKTDTQNPTHAARHRGVNLQDPDAHSTRACCGGN
- the dbr1 gene encoding lariat debranching enzyme, encoding MKIAVEGCCHGELDKIYETIEYLEKKESIKVDLLLCCGDFQAVRNEGDLKCMAVPAKYRTMQTFYKYYSGEKKAPVLTIFIGGNHEASNHLQELPYGGWVAPNIYYLGYAGVVRYKGIRIGGLSGIYKSHDYRKGHHEFPPYNPETLRSVYHIRNMEVFKLKQIQMPIDIFMSHDWPRRIYHYGNTEDLLRKKKFLRSEVETNTLGSPAAEELLAHLQPSYWFSAHLHVKFAALMQHPPKGNAAPRVTKFLSLDKCLPYREFLQIVDIPDRSSSSEGLEYDPEWFAVLKATNSLQVTTPQRWNPPENNGLHERWDFRASEADMMQVMEDLSGELGIPDNFSRTVPPYDPGHPQPHTPPSYNTNPQTTELCTKLGLTDIYCKVGQRGDDAGRSQSATREDEDESLDEPSEYPTDTSGLSSSFNPDEITIEDEWEEEEEEKGAKADLPSDTHTPSRMVLPEPKSTISPSVLMDLPPPSHSTPRALPAQPEGEQEGRCGDEEAAARILKRSSGEAGSRNTTPIIKRRNQLIYQTTDDDECEG
- the LOC102224939 gene encoding ras-related protein Rab-5B-like isoform X1; protein product: MEPVVGINFTKVKVFPFAQRKTPEEHKDQASPSNECLLGRPLGSLLEQRSREEAQPSPAQVGMSSRGSGSRSNGSLPQTKICQFKLVLLGDMAVGKSSLVLRFVKGQFDEFQETTIGAAFLAQSVCLDDTTVKFEIWDTAGQERYHSLAPMYYRGAQAAIVVFDITKPETFERAKAWVKELQRQASPNIVIALAGNKADLAEKRLVEYEEAQTYAEDTGLLFMETSAKTAMNVNELFLAIAKKMPKTDTQNPTHAARHRGVNLQDPDAHSTRACCGGN